TACTAATGTGTTTTGGCGGAATGCGAGTAGCGGTGAAGTCGCTGTTTGGCGGATGAATGGGCTGACTATTACATCGGTAGGTTTTCCTGGAAGTACTTCCACGGAATGGAAGATTAAGCAGGTGGGAGATATCAATGGTGATGGTGAAGGAGACATCCTTTGGCAGAACACCATAAGTGGAGTAGTGGGTATTTGGCTTATGAAGGAGGGAGCAATACAATCGTTCGGTTTTCTGGGTGGTGTTTCAGCCGAATGGGTGGTTAAGGGGGTCGGCGATATCAATGGGGATGGCAAAGCGGATGTGATCTGGCGCAATCCTGATAGTGGAATGGTGACTGTATGGTTTATGGATGGGTTGTCGATTCACTCAGTCGGCCTCCTTGGAGGTACTCCAAAAGTGTGGGAAATACAGCAAGTGGGTGATATCAATGCCGATGGGAGGGCAGACCTGGTTTGGCAGAATCGGACGAATGGCACAGTGGCGGTCTGGTTAATGAATGGACTGACCATTACCTCGGTAGGTTTTCCCGCAAGCACTTCGCTGGATTGGGAGATTCAATTACTTGGAGATGTAAATGGGGACAGTAAAGTGGATGTGATCTGGCGCAATAAAAAAACTGGAATGGTGTCGGTGTGGCTGATGAACGGGGCGACGACACCCTTGGCAGGTTTTATAGGAGGCATACCCCTCGAATGGGAAATTAGGCAGGTGAGTGATGCGGATGGAGATGGTAGGGGAGATGTTATCTTGCAAAATCGGACGAATGGCAAAGTGGCGGTGTGGCTGATGGATGGTTTGAAAATCGGTTCGGTGGGTTTTCCTGGCAGTACCCCGGTGAACTGGGAAATTCAAAAATAAAATGGGTGATTACAACATCACCAGTCTGGTCAGATTTCAAGTGATTGGTCGGGGTTACATGCAGGGGTGAACGATGACAAATCAGATACAAGGAAAGCTAGGGTGGGGAGGCCATTTCTTCATGGTATTTGGCGGAGTACTCCTGGGTATCACTCTATGCGGCCTGCCGGATATGGCGTTGTCCTCTGATCGGCAGATTCCGCTTCATCTCGATTCCGGACGAGTGACGGGTCAGTTGCACCAGGTAACTCTTCGCACAGTCCTTGGTCAGTTGCATAAAGAATTGGGACTAGATTATGTGGCACCGGATGCAGAATTGGAGAAAGTCATTTCGGTTAGGTTACAGAAAGAGCCTTTGCACAGGGCACTCTCGAAGATCCTGGTTCAGTGGGACTATGCCTTTACATTGAATGCGGCTGGGAATATCACCACGCTTCATGTGATGCCTAAAGTGGCACCAGAAGTGTCCCTATCGGATAAGAATGCTAAAGTCTGGGGACCGGGATCTTCCGGGCAGAAGACCAGTGCACTCCCAAAAAACGGGTTAGCAGGCCATGGGTTAGATCTGGAGCGTGAAAATCAGGTGAATAGGACTATGTCCAGACCTGAACGGCAATCTCATGGAGAAAAAAGGTCCGGTGGACAGGTGTTTGCCATAAGGAATGTTCCCATGGAGATTCGTCCAGCTGCACCTGGTGCTTCCATGCCAATTTCCCCACCCAGTAGTAGGGACATGCCGATAACTTCGGGAGGAAGTCGTGGGCGCGTGATGAAAATTATTCCTCCGACTGCGTATCCTCCTATGAGCATTCAACCCGTGCCGAAGCATATGCAACAAGAAATGCTTCTTCCCCTGAACCCATAAAATCATACGCTCTCCCCACTGTCCTGCCACGTATTGGCAGGACAGGCCCCTCTGAATTTATGAGAAAAAAAGGCAGAACTATTATGCAAGAGTATTAGCAGTGAATTCGGTATATTCAGGAAGTATTTTATACTGATTAAAGCGGACCCCACCTCCTTGCAAATTCGTATGGCTCGCAGCAGAGGCTGCTTTCTGTTCCTACCATCCCGATGTTCTGAACTTGAATATGTGGTCGCGTTGCTCTGGGCCTACTCCATTTTCCCCTGGGCCTGCTCACCTCCTCATCGGTATCCTCAGCTTTTCCCATTTGGAGTAGTTCTGCTGAACGTGGCATTTTGAACACTCCATCTTTTGATCCTGGGTTGGTATTAAAATACGTTGGGCTTATGCCCCTGGCAAGTCATGGGGAAATCTGTTTATGAGGAAAGAGGGAGACTTTGAGTACTCAGGGAATGATGCTCACGAGCAACATGGCAGAAGTCTGGCCGGATTGGGTTGGAGAAGAAGAGGTATGCATTTGCTGGTTGTGTGCGATTTTGAGGCTGAGGGTTTGTTGTCGATGGTTCAGATGTAAGTAGTCACGGACGTCTTTTTTGAATAACAGTGAAATGTCATAAATTTGAGGATTGGCCGGAGTATTAGTGCGTTGATTGAGAACATATTGTCCGAGAACGGAAACATGCAAGGAGTCATCCATAGCAAGATAGGAGTACCCAAGCTTAGCCGCAAGTGTGTCAGTACGAAGGGCATCAAATCGATTCAGATCCCGGGCGAATTCGACTCCCGGATTGAGCGTCGAAGTTGTAGAAACTCTCAAATTTGAACCAAGCTTGGCAAAGAATCGATCGTTTACCATAGTCCCGCGGGATTTGACTCGTCGAGTAAATCCCCACTGGGGCGCGAGATCTACCGGCTCTAATAAATTTAAAGTTCCCCTCATCTTGGTTCCGATTTCTTCCTCTGATGCATTCTCTACAAAATCACTTTGAGACGTTTTATAGTATGAAGACCAATCGCCTTTGCCCGCTCCGTATAGGAACGATAGATTCGCCGAGACGGATTCTGTGGTAATGGCATTGGAGAGAGGTCCTTCGGGTCGGGTGAAGATGTCTGTCTGTTGCCTGGCATATCCAAGGGATAGGCTGGGCCAATTGGGAGCGGCCAAGAGCAATGAAAATTTTTGCTGGGTAGCGATGGTCTGGGCACGGGCCAGATCTCCCTCCACATTACTGGTGAATCGGCTGAGTTCAATCTTGGGAGTGAGCATGGGAAGACTCCATTCCCACATCAGTTTTCCCCCTATCCGGTCATTGGGTGTGGTAAATGAAGTGTTCCCGGTTTCTTGCCCGGAGAAGCCATACTGAGCATGATACTTCATGCTGGCCGTGGTCCCCTTAATGACGATTTGAGCTCCCATGCGGTTGGTAAAGGGTGTGGCGGAGTTGTCCGTTACCAATGGGTCCCGATACACCATCTGGATTCCAGCTTGCAAAGCTTCCTGAAAAAGAGAAATGTCATTTGACGCTTCGTATAATCTGCTACCGCCTTGGTTCACCAGGGAAGGCATATCACGAGCGCCCTGAAGGTTGAACGGTTCACGTTTTTGGGTAAAGTTGAAACGAGTGAGAGCATATTCATCCTTGGGTTCAGTGCAGAGCGTGCTTGTTGAAAAGAACGGGGAGGAACGTCCTGAAGAGGAATAGATTAGAGAACCACATGCATTGGACGATGTGTCGGTTCGCAGGCCTAGCCGATCAACAAGCGGGATCGCATCCGCAGAAAAGGCGAGGCTGCCCACGAATGGGAGAAGTAAACATCCCAGAACCAACCAGAGAACAGTCCGCACCATCACCTGCCCCCTTCCTCATGATTTTTTCTCCTATTCCTTATCGGTAAGCAACACAGATGCCGTAGTGTAAAAAGGGCAAAAATTTCCTCTCTAATGGTTGAGTTGTGTCAAAAGAAAAGGAAAGGAATTGATCTCATTGCCAGTATTATTGAGGATTTCGACAATTCGGAAACTGGAAAATTATTCCTATCCGCAGAAAAACGTAGGGGAGCCTGGGGGCTTCCAGACACAGGTTCCCTGTGGTTTTATAGCCACAAAAAACTGGGGTGAAAAAGGGGCGATATGAAGTGGAAGTAGATAGGGGGCCAATCCCAAAATCGGTGAACCAATCGTCCTGATTGGCAAATCTTTAAAAAATCAAAAATCTGTATCCAAAAGTCACAAAAGATGCCCAAAACGATATAAATGACGTCTATGGCCACAAATTTTTCACTGAAGAATCTGTGCAGTCGGCATTTCAAAAGCCAATGGATTTGTATAAGCCTAAAGGGCAGAACATTCGATAGAGTCAGTTTTATGCCGTCGTTTGGACGAGAATTTAAGGGATTGGAAGTATAGGATACAACTTGGCATCAGAGATGTGGTTAGCCTATAGGTGTTCTTATGCGTGAACGAACGCTGCACGTTCAAAATGTCATGACGCCAAAAATGGATTTGGAGAAGGGAATAGTGGATCCTCATGGTTGCTACTTTTCATCTCAGCAAGTTTGGGCTTTTGGTCAGAATTTTGGGCATTATGAAACGTCTTGAAATTCCACAAGAATCAGGTCCCGTAATGATATTCAGTTTCTTAAGACTAAGGAGTATGCTTATCTTCATGGGAAGATATATATGTATATTTAACTCATCAACATCCATGAGTTCTTAAAGGAAAGGGTGTTAAAATGGAGGCATTGATGAACCGAAATCCGTATTTTTTATTCAGCGTAGGATTGGCGGTACTGTCGATAGGGGGAATGGCGGCCTTGCCTCAAGGAACTCTTGCAGCAGAAAAGACTCAATATGCCAAAGCCACATTTGCCGGAGGCTGCTTTTGGTGTATGGAAGAGGTGTATGAAAAAGTTGATGGGGTGGTATCTGTCGTCTCCGGGTATACGGGAGGACACCTGGCCAATCCAACATATGAACAAGTGTCGGCCGGAGGAACTGGGCATGCTGAAGCCGTTGAAGTGACTTACGATCCCACCAAGGTCACGTATCAACGTCTGTTGGAGGTGTTTTGGCATAATGTTGATCCTACGACGCCGAATGCCCAATTCTGTGATCATGGCAATCAATATCGAACGGCGATCTTCTACCATGACGAAAAACAAAAAATGTTAATCGACGAATCCAAGCAGGCAGTGGAGAATTCCAAATCATTTCCGCAACCAATCGTGACTGAGATTATTCCGTTTTCGGTTTTCTTCTCTGCCGAAGACTATCATCAGGATTTTTATAAAAAGAATCCCGTCCGGTACAAATTTTATAAATGGAATTGTGGACGTTCGCAGCGCTTGGAAGAGTTATGGGGAAAACCTTAATCCTTCTATAGGACCTACCACCCCTTTCTGGCATTTACTTTCTCGTGGTGGCTTTGTAGCGGTGGTCGGCTTCTTCTTGTTCTCCTGACCTTTCACAGCCGGCACATACCGTGTGAGCTTATCTGACATGATGCACGGTGCTGGAATCGGGCGATTTCTTTTTTCTTCCGCCTGCTCACGGGCTATAGGGGAGCAGGATGGGGCAGCCAGCGCCCCTTTTTTGATGGTTCTATTCTATAATGGAATTCTATGCCGAGGCACTGCAGCAAGTCTAAGAGTCCAATCTATTCCTGGTACCTATACTAGTGAGGTGTGCGAACAATTTTCGAAAATTTTGGCCCAATCTTTCCTGTCCGGAAAAAAGACAATCGTCGTGTTTATTCATTTAGCGTCCCTTCAGTAATGGTATTGCCCACAAGAATGAGCACTGCCCCATAACTGCATGAGCCTCTCTAGTGCCTTTTGGCTATTGGTTCGCGATTCTTTTAACTCCGTCATTAACAATTGACTGCATTATAACCGGCATCTTCAGTTGTAGTCTGATATATTCCTTCCACTGGATGAAGCCCAGATTGAAGGACTCCTGCCTTAACAACGGAAGTATGAAAGACTTTCTCAGTAGCCCGGAATGGAAAAAGGTAATTTTCTCTTTGTGTATGGGCCGGGTGATGTGTGTGTGGAGATTGCTGGGAGTGGTGCTCGTTCTTTCTATTTGGGGTTGTCAGATGCGAGAGGTGCAACCAACATTTAAGGATGAATGTGGGATTCTTCGTTCCAACGTTGATTGGTCCAATCGGATTAAGGTGTTGAATCTCTTAAGCCTGGCCTTTTCCCAAAAATGCGATGCCGCAGTCATTGAGTATACGGAACAAGCGCAAGCTGGATTTCGCGATAAGACTTTTTCTTTTTCTCGTGAAATGGCCGGAGTCTTTTTATCTGATGGGGTGCTTACGGATTATGTGTTGGAATCGTATGAGCGGGCATATTTAAGCGTTTTGCTTGCCGCGAGTTATCTGAGGACCGGACATGCCGAGGATGCAAAAGTGGAATTACGGCGGTTGGACCATGAACTATTCGCCCCTTTGTATAATTTTGGTGAAGACCCTGTCAATCTTGTGCTTTCCGCCGTGCTCTGGGAAGTCCTTGGTGAACCCGGAGATGCCAGAACCGATTGGTTCAGGCTGGCGGAGCCCACCAGTTCTTTTCTTCTGCATGTGCCTCCCGCTCTTCAATCGTTTGCTCAAAAGCAGGTGATCAGGCTGGATCAGGGTGCTCGTCCTACGTCCCGGTGGGTAGCCTATGGGGTGGGTCGTTTTCCTGAGGTCGATTGGGATTTTAAATTGTTTGGCGCCCCCAATGGATACTTTGTGATTCATCCCAAGCCACCTTTTCAGGAGTTATGTGTTTCTGAAACGGGCCTGCGTCTTTCAACGGAAAGTTGGTTTGCGAAAATCGCACACAGGCATGATCATGCATACCATCCCCTTTTGAACATTCAAAGTTGGATTCGTTTACCTGTCGGCGTGGTTTATGGATTAGTGCCGTTTTCTCTTGGAGTCGGGGTAGTTGTTGGTGGATGTGCAGGGGCAGCGTCACTTGGAGGAAGAGGCAGCGGTGATTTGTGTGCCTTGTCCATTCTGGGTGGCACGCAGCTAATGCAAGTTGCTCCCACAGTGTTTCAGAATACCGTACGGCCGGATTTACGTCATTGGGAACTGCTCCCTGCAGCGATTATTGTTACTCAGGAGTCTGATGTGGGCTCTGAGCCCTGTGATAGTCATCAGGCTCCGTTGCACCATTTGGTGACTCGTGCTTCTGTCCCGCCTTTAAGCTCCTAGAATTAGGTAGTTTCTTCATAACCATTTTTCTCCGACGGGAGATCGCCTCCTTCCGGGTTAGTGGTTCATGCCGGTTCAAATAAAATGGATTAGGGTGATATTTCTCTAATGGGTCATAGGGCTTACGGAAACGTTGCGGGTCAATGGTCTAAAGGGATATCGCTACCGAATGAAATAGTTTCTAAGGATTTTATCCATTTAGATACAAGGTGTATCGAAAAAGGAGATTGAGGGAATAGACAAGGATAAGTTGACAGATCGACAAAAAAGAATACGCGTTGAATGTTACCTAGGTTTTTTCTTCACCCCCTGTGTATGTCATACTGCATTATCTTGGGAATAGGTCTTGCTTTATGAAAGGAATACCTTATGACATACACACCACTGGAAGATGCTCGACTGTTTCCTTTAAGGCCAACCGGGTTAATTGGGTCTCTCCGACTTGGCCTGACCTTGTTGGCAATGGGGGTCATGATGATGGGGGCCAGCAAGGGGTGTGCAGATGCCAAGCCTCCGGAAACCCTCGCTCCGGCTCCACAAAGTATTGCGGTTTATGCTCTTTCGCGTGGGAAAGGCGTGCCTGATCAGGCCATCGAGATCCTAGCCCATTCTCGCACCCTTCTTAAGTCTGCCCAGGAACGTGGGGAGGTTCGACGGATAGTGGAGCAACGTATTGGAATAGAAGGGGAGACCAGGCTCTGCGCGGAATTTTCTGATGTGGAATCGGCTCATTCAATAATCGAGCAGATTCAGCAACTTGGCGAGGGGGTGGATTTGATCAATGTAAAAGTTGAGCCCTGTCCTCCATGATCAACTTCTCTTCTCCACGAATCTTTTTTGGGGTAGCCGGTATTTATTGGTTTCCCTGGTGCTCTTCTTGATCAGCAGGGAGGCTCATCATTACTTTCAAAGGAGTGGAATTATGAAAAATTGTCGATTTTTTCTCAATCAGACATTGACGGTGATAGGAATGGTTGTTGGATTGACCGCCTGTTCCCAACTTCATTCATCTCCTCCGCCAGCTGTTGACAGTGGGCCAAAAATTTCTCCGGACCAGGGCAGGCAAATTTTGGCGGATAACGCAAAACAGAAGCGGGACGAGTGGAAAACCAAAACCTTTGAGGAGTTTAAAGCCCAAACCTATAAGGAACCCTTTGAAGGTGGGAAATATATTGTGAACGGTGATACTCCCATTCTCAATGAAAAACTCCTACAGGAATTTTTTGAAACCCGAATAAAGGAGTCGACCAGCTCTCGCGAAGGGGTTCGAACGAAATTAACCGTTCATCAAGTCAATGGTCAGGACGCAGTGTGGAATTCTCTAGAAAAACGGCAACTGACCTACTGCGTGAGTAAAACATTTGGCGCAAACTATGAAAAAATGAAGTCCGACATGGAGGCGGCCGGAAATGCGTGGGAGGCGGTGGCTGCTGTTGATTTCATTTATGTGGGGGGAGAGGATGATGCTTGTACGGCGTCCAACCCGAATGTGGTTTTTGATGTACGGCCGGTCAACGTGAATGGCCAATATCTGGCTCGAGCCTTTTTCCCGAATGAACAGCGGTCTTCCCGAAATGTCTTGGTGGATAACAGTTCTTTTCAATTGGATCCAAATGGCAAGCTATCGTTACAGGGGATATTGCGACATGAATTAGGTCATACGATTGGATTCCGGCATGAACATACCCGCCCGGATTCGGGTACGTGTTTCGAAGATAGTAATTGGCGGCCGTTAACCAGTTACGATGCCTTCTCGGTCATGCATTATCCGCAATGTAACGGTAAAGGGGATTGGACCCTGACTCTAACCAACATCGATAAAAATGGGGCAGCGTGTTTGTATGGCCCTGCGCAGGGATTCACCATTGATACCTCAATTTGTCAGGGACCTGATGAACCGCCGGGACCCATAGCCTGCGGACCCAAAACGGAAACTTTTGTCGGGCAAAGTGTGGCCAAGAATGCGGAGCAAACCTATGGCCCCTTTATGGTGGTTCCAGGAACATTAGTGGAAGTGGTTATGCATGGAGAAGCTAATTCCGGTGATCCCGATCTCTATGTTCGGTTCAACCAGGATCCGACAACGACTGCCTATGATTGCCGTCCTTATCTCTCGGGTGCGGAAGAAAAGTGCGTCCTGGATGTGCCAACCAATGGGACTGCGGTCCATGTTAAAGTTCGGGGATATTCTAACGCGCATTTCAATCTGACCGTGACTCATACTCCTACACATTAATAGCTCAGCACATCTGATCAGGGCAGAGAGGATTTAGCCTCCCTGCCCTGATCCAGTTGAAAGGCTGGAGTGAGGACAGGTCACTGAGAAGTTGTTGATGAGAGATTAACGGTGTTAGGGTGAGGATTGAGCGCAGCGGAAGCCGATGTTCGCGGAACGTTCTTCTGGAATGGCCCCTCCACGGGTCGCTGCCCGCAACATGACCGGCCGACTTTTCCATGATCCCCCACGTACAACCTTATAGCGTCCCGATTTGGGACCAGGCGGATTCCTTGGTGGCATGATGGGGTAATAATCCGGTCCCAGCCAATCATTAACCCATTCCGCGATATTACCGGCCAGATGCAATATTTTATAAATACTTTGGCCATCCTCGAAACTATCTACCGTGGCAACCAGGGGAATTTCATGGACGTGGTATTGTCCGAAAACGGCTAAGTCCTCTGTCGGGTCCATTTCCCCCCACGGAAAGATGCGGCCAGACTCCCCTCTTGCCGCTTTCTCCCATTCGGCTTCCGATGGCAGTCTCTTGTTATGATATTCGCAAAATGTTTTGGCTTCTTCCCAAGTGATGTACAGGGCTGGCCAGGTAGCGAGTGCCTGATCAGGGATGAAATGCACACTAATGAGATGCCAAATGAGTCCCCGTAGTTCCTGAGAGACCGGCCTGTTGGTTGTAAGCAGAAATGCCAGGTATTCGCTTAAAGTGCCTTCATAGCGATCCATGAGAAATCTATCCACCCAAATATGGCGTTGAGGAAATTCCGTGTCGTCATAATGCATTTCAAGACTATGCCGAAGGTCGTCTCGACGATTGGTCCCCATCAAAAATACTCCTTCGGGAATGGCAACTTGTGGGGAGGGTTTGGCCAAGCTGGCGATATGGGCGATATGCTCATCAACTTCGTCGGGAGGTGGGTGAGTCTCTCCGATTGCCAAAAAGGAAAATCCCAGGAGAAACCCTAGGGAAAGGAAGGCAGTCAGCAAACGATAATGTGAGAGTCGAACAGCTGTGAGCGGCAGGAAGAATATGTGAAGCATGTTCTCTAGTTGTGTATGGGAAGTCAAACGAGGGCAGTCTACGTGAAGGGCACATTGGGAGCAAGCCGGAAATAGCCGGAGAGGCAACATGATAATAAAGCCTGGTCGATGATAAGATTCATAAATCGCCCCGTAAGGGGATTAAAGTAATCTGAAATTCTGCCTATGGTCACAACATATACCCGTGCGAAGTAAATCAGGTTGGCGCAGGGCATGCGTTATACGGGAATGCCAGGAATCGTAAGGCGAGGGGTGAAGACATGCACAGATGCCTGATCCACAGTATCCATGCGCATTTTGATGGCTTGGTAATATTGCGGGAGGCGCAGGTTTCAAGGCTCCTAACAAAAATGTATATCAGGGCTGATATGAAAAGGAGATTCCTGAAAGCGCGGGTGCTACGGTGGTTTTGAAATGTGCCTGCCTGATCTTTGTTGAATTTTGAAAATGAGGTTTTTGTATTTAACCCGTATTGCGTCCATCACCTGAGTATACCCTAGCCGGTAGGGATTGTGGCGCGTCTGTTTTCTTTTAAAGGGTCAAAGTTGGAGTTGGGTTTGTCATGGGCTTGTAAGAGAACAAATGACGGATCGGTCCAGGGCCCCAGACGGCATTAATATTTTCAATTCATCAGGGAAAGTTTGTACCCTGCAAAACCCGGAAAGTCCTGTGGGCTTAGCCTATTAGGACAAATTACTGATTTTCACGGACGAGTTTTTGGCGAGGATGTCTGAGCGTTGAAAGCACAGGCTGACCATTATGGTATTTGCGAGAGGAAGATGAATGCCGATATTTTTCATTCTGCTTTGCGCTTGGGCCGGCATGTCTGGTTAAAAATGTTCTGTGGCCTACTAATGGTAGGCACTCTATCCGCATGTATAGGAGACAGGTATCAGCAGCAGGCGAATATCATTAAAGGCCATGTGGAAATGTTCTATGGTCATTTACAATCACATCAAGTTGAGCAAGCCATATTTGAAAATGAACAGATCGAGGTACTTGCGCTAAGAAGTGAAGAGCGCCTGCTCCGTCGTGTAGGCCAGATGAGGCAGGGTGAGAAAACGCAGGAATGGAAAATTATTAAAACGGCCAAAGAAACGGCTGCGGAGAATTGGTTAGCTTTGGCTCGTTATTTTACGGAAACCCAACAGTACAACAAAGCTCTGAACATCTATCGACGGATTATTGAAACCTACCAAGGTTTGGCCAACCAATTGTATGTCGATCGTGCGAAAAGGGGCTTGCGGGACGTGGAAGCCATCCTGCATCCCGGAGCTCTGCCTGTAGCTCCTGAAAGGTAGTCTTAACGGCACTGAGTGTTCTTTTTAGTTTTCTTTTCTATGGACGGGAATATCAATTTTCCCAGCTTTAGGGGAAGAATAGAAAATTTTCTCTGAAATTTACCTATTCCAAGTTTTTATGAAGTCTAAGAATAAGGTGGATGGTTCCGAGAGGGCACAGGAGAGTGTCGGTTTATTGTGCATAAAAACTTTCTCCTTCCAGCGGTGGGCACCAGGCCTTTACCATTTGAACCTTCTGAATTGTGCAGGGGGAAAAACTGGTGCAATATATTTGAGGCGCGACAGCTGTCATGTGTGATCCCACTATAGATTCAGACGCAATCCCCTCCGGCCATGGAGCAATGCCAAAAGCCCACTCGCCATCCGGACTTTTCGTGTCTTCATAAAACACATTAAAGCCAATGTATCCTCTCCCGGATGTTGTGCAATAATCATTGTAGGGTGGTATGTGGATATCAACATGAAAAATATACCCGTCTTCCACCCAGGAGTCCCCAAACTCGATAGGTAGTTCATCCGCCAAGGCTGAGGGTAGCAGCCTCAAGGAACAAAAGATGGCCAGAAAAAGGCCGCAACTCAGGGTTAAATACTTCAACGATGCTAAGGCTTTCCTGTAAACAAAATGAAAGGATGATAA
The window above is part of the Nitrospiraceae bacterium genome. Proteins encoded here:
- a CDS encoding VCBS repeat-containing protein — encoded protein: TNVFWRNASSGEVAVWRMNGLTITSVGFPGSTSTEWKIKQVGDINGDGEGDILWQNTISGVVGIWLMKEGAIQSFGFLGGVSAEWVVKGVGDINGDGKADVIWRNPDSGMVTVWFMDGLSIHSVGLLGGTPKVWEIQQVGDINADGRADLVWQNRTNGTVAVWLMNGLTITSVGFPASTSLDWEIQLLGDVNGDSKVDVIWRNKKTGMVSVWLMNGATTPLAGFIGGIPLEWEIRQVSDADGDGRGDVILQNRTNGKVAVWLMDGLKIGSVGFPGSTPVNWEIQK
- the msrA gene encoding peptide-methionine (S)-S-oxide reductase MsrA; amino-acid sequence: MEALMNRNPYFLFSVGLAVLSIGGMAALPQGTLAAEKTQYAKATFAGGCFWCMEEVYEKVDGVVSVVSGYTGGHLANPTYEQVSAGGTGHAEAVEVTYDPTKVTYQRLLEVFWHNVDPTTPNAQFCDHGNQYRTAIFYHDEKQKMLIDESKQAVENSKSFPQPIVTEIIPFSVFFSAEDYHQDFYKKNPVRYKFYKWNCGRSQRLEELWGKP
- a CDS encoding SUMF1/EgtB/PvdO family nonheme iron enzyme, which translates into the protein MLHIFFLPLTAVRLSHYRLLTAFLSLGFLLGFSFLAIGETHPPPDEVDEHIAHIASLAKPSPQVAIPEGVFLMGTNRRDDLRHSLEMHYDDTEFPQRHIWVDRFLMDRYEGTLSEYLAFLLTTNRPVSQELRGLIWHLISVHFIPDQALATWPALYITWEEAKTFCEYHNKRLPSEAEWEKAARGESGRIFPWGEMDPTEDLAVFGQYHVHEIPLVATVDSFEDGQSIYKILHLAGNIAEWVNDWLGPDYYPIMPPRNPPGPKSGRYKVVRGGSWKSRPVMLRAATRGGAIPEERSANIGFRCAQSSP
- a CDS encoding matrixin family metalloprotease; translation: MKNCRFFLNQTLTVIGMVVGLTACSQLHSSPPPAVDSGPKISPDQGRQILADNAKQKRDEWKTKTFEEFKAQTYKEPFEGGKYIVNGDTPILNEKLLQEFFETRIKESTSSREGVRTKLTVHQVNGQDAVWNSLEKRQLTYCVSKTFGANYEKMKSDMEAAGNAWEAVAAVDFIYVGGEDDACTASNPNVVFDVRPVNVNGQYLARAFFPNEQRSSRNVLVDNSSFQLDPNGKLSLQGILRHELGHTIGFRHEHTRPDSGTCFEDSNWRPLTSYDAFSVMHYPQCNGKGDWTLTLTNIDKNGAACLYGPAQGFTIDTSICQGPDEPPGPIACGPKTETFVGQSVAKNAEQTYGPFMVVPGTLVEVVMHGEANSGDPDLYVRFNQDPTTTAYDCRPYLSGAEEKCVLDVPTNGTAVHVKVRGYSNAHFNLTVTHTPTH